In Bernardetia litoralis DSM 6794, the genomic window TTATTCTGCCAAACTAAATATTTTGCAAGATGAAGATGTAGAAGACAACGAAAAACAAAAGAAAGAAAAAGAACCTAATCTTCATCAAAAGCGACTTTTGAAAGCATTTCAACTTATCAAAAATTCTCATTCAGAAACAGTTCTTGATGTAGGCTGTGGAGAAGGAAAATTATTAAAGTTACTTCTAAAAGATTCTCAATTCAAAAAAATAGGAGGAACTGATGTAGCCTTTTCAGAACTTCAACGAGCAAACGAAAAGTTGTATTTAGATACTGCTTCGCCTTATATTAAAGATAAAATTACTCTTTTTCAAAGTTCACTTACTTATCAAGATGAACGTTTTTTAGATTATGATGCAATTGCACTTGTAGAAGTTATCGAACATATCGACGAAGAGCGTTTAGAAGTTTTTGAAAGAACTATTTTTAATTATGCTCGTCCAAAAACAGTTGTTCTTTCTACACCAAATTCAGAATATAATGTGACTTTTGAAAAATTATATGCTAAGGAGTTTAGGCATGATGACCACCGTTTCGAATGGTCAAGAAAAGAGTTTAAAAATTGGTGTCAGAAAATCTCAGAAACCTATAATTATTCTTTTGAAATTTTTCCTGTGGGAGAAGAGAAAGAAAATGTAGGCGCACCTTCTCAAATTGTAATTTTTAAAAAATAGAAAAAATAAGGTCAATACCTTTAGGTCAGACTGATAAATATAGAAAAAGATAAAATGAATAATTCAAATAATACATTAAAAATCCCTGAAATTTCCTTGGTTTTACTTGTTGGAGCAAGTAGTTCTGGAAAATCTACTTTTGCTAAAAATCATTTTTTATCAACTGAAGTCATTTCATCAGACAACTGTCGTGCTTTGATTTCAGATGATGAAAATAATTTATCTGTTACAAAAGAAGCCTTTGAAGTTGTACATTTTTTGGCAAAGAAAAGATTAGAATTAGGAAAATTAGTTGTTATTGATGCGCTCAATATTCGCAAAGAAGACCGTCAAAAACTCGTTCAACTTGCAAAGGATAATTATGCACTTGCTGTGGCTATTGTCTTGGATAATCCTATCAAAATTCTTTTAGAAAGACATGAAAACCGAACAGATAGAAATTTCCCAAAAGGAGTAATTGATAAACAATACAATGATTATAAACAATCTTTAAAATCACTGAAATTTGAAGGATTTAATTATATTCACAGAATAAACCCAAGAGAAGAATATACTATTTTAAGACAGAAACTATGGAATAATAAGCAGGAAGAAAAAGGAACATTTGATATAATTGGAGATATTCACGGTTGTTTTGATGAGCTTGTAGAGCTTCTTGAAAAGCTAGATTATAAAGTAGAACGAATAGAAACAGGAAATTATTCAGTAACTCATTCAGAAAATAGAAAAGTTATTTTTTTAGGAGATTTGACTGATAGAGGAAATAAATCACCTAAGGTTTTGCGTCTTGTAATGGATATGGTAAACGACAAAAAAGCATTTTGTGTCTGTGGAAATCATGATGATAAACTCAAAAAATATCTTTTAGGAAAAAATGTAAATCTAAATCACGGACTAGAAAAGACAGTTTTACAATTAGATGACATAGAGAAAGAAGATATAGGAAAAAATACAGACAGTTTTAAAAATGAAGTAAAATTATTTCTTTCTTCTCTCATTTCGCATTATGTTTTGGATGGTGGAAAACTGGTTGTTGTTCACGCTGGTTTGCCTGAAAATATGCACGGACGTGCGTCTGCTTCAGTGCGTGCTTTTTGTTTATTTGGTGAAACAACAGGGGAAATTGATGAGTTTGGCTTACCAGTTCGTTATAATTGGGCAAAAAATTATCGTGGAAAGGCAACTGTTGTCTATGGACATACACCTGTTCCGAACGCTGAATGGCTCAATAATACAATTAATGTTGATACAGGTTGTGTTTTTGGTGGAAAACTAACAGCTTTGCGTTACCCAGAAAAAGAATTGGTAAGTGTGGAGTCTAAAGAAATTTATGAAATTCCTGCAAAACCTTTAGAAGTAGAATTAGAAGAATTGAATGGAAATAATATTTCTGACTATAATACAAATATACTTTCTATTCAGCAACAACAAGATGATGTTCTGAATATTGAATCTATTTTAGGAAAATATATTGTACAAACTCAAAATTTTGGAAAGGTAATTATTAGAGAACAAAATTCAGTTGCTGCATTGGAAGTAATGAGTCGTTTTGCTGCGAATCCAAAATGGCTTATTCATCTTCCTCCTACGATGTCGCCACCAGAAGCGAGCAAAGAAGTTGGTTTTTTAGAACATCCAAAAGAAGTTTTTGATTATTACCATAAAAAAGGAATTCGTAAAGTAGTTTGTCAAGAAAAACACATGGGTTCTCGTGCTTTGGCTATTGTTTGCAAAAATGATGAAGTAGCTATTTCTCATTTTGGTCTTTCAAAGCCTGCAAAAGGAATTATTTATACTCGTACAGGAAGACATTTTTTTAATGACGAATCTCATGAAAATGCTTTTTTAGATGAAATTCATAACGCTTTGACAAAATCTAATTTTTGGGAAAGACATGATACAGAATGGGTTTGCTTAGATGGCGAACTGTTACCTTGGAGTGCAAAAGCAAAAGAACTTATCATTCGTCAGTATGCAGCCGTCGGAAGTGCTGCCAGTCTAGGAATTAGTGGTGCGATTGATGCTTTAAAACGAGCAAAAAAACGAGGTTTAGAGGTAGACAGCATAGAAAAAACTTTTGAAACCCGTCAAAATCAAATCCAAAAATATATTGAATCATATAGAAATTATTGTAGAGAAACCAACGGAATTGAAGGATTAGTTTTTGCGCCTTTTCATATTTTGGCTACCAATAACTCTACTTATTTTGACAAGTCACACGATTGGCACTTAAACGAAATTGGTGCTTTTTGTAAAGAAAACCCTACGTATTTACAAGTTACAAATCATTTGTTTGTAGATTTGGACAATGACGAAGAAAAACAAAAAGCGATTGATTGGTGGCTTTCTCTCACTCAAAAAGGAGGAGAAGGAATGGTCGTAAAACCGATTGATTATCTAAACAAATACAAAGGAAAACTCATTCAGCCAGCCATAAAATGCAGAGGAAGTGAATATTTACGAATTATTTATGGTGCAGAGTACGATACAGCTGAAAATTTAGAACAACTCAAAAATCGTTTTATAAAGAAAAAACGAGAATTAGCTATTGATGAACTTTCTCTAGGAATAGAATCTTTAGAACGGTTTATCAAAAAAGAACCATTAAGAAATATTCATCAATGTGTTTTTGGAATTTTGGCACTAGAAAGTGAAGGTGTTGATCCTCGTTTGTAATTTTTTGTATTTTATTATGTACCTTCATCACTTTATACTGAACTAATTTTGGTTTTAGAATAAATAAAAATCTGTCAGACACTTTCAAAAGTGTCAGTACAGTTTAGAAACAAACTATCTGACACCTTTGGAGGTGTACTGATAGTGCCACAATTTCTAAAACCACTTCTTAATCAGTATATACAAGCTAGAACAGTATAATTTTTGTAGTATTATTTCTCGTTCAAGCGTCGATACTTGAACGAGAAACAATAAATTTAATTCCAATTATGAAAAAAAATATCATTCTGTCTTTATTTTTCCTGCTTTTTATTTGTATTTCTAATTTTGCCAAAGCCAATCAAATTATGATTGCGATGGACGAAACACAAAAAAATCACTTAAAAGCCTACGGAATTGCCTTTGCTGTTTTAGAACAAGATATGACAGTTGAATGGCTTTTAAACTATCGTGGTGGTAGTTTTATGTTTGATTATTCACGAGTTTTTGAGGAAGAAATGCGCCTTCGTGGTGTGAGTTTTGAAATTGTATCAGAGGCTCAAGCAAACCAAATTCGCAATCAAATTGCAAAAGCTGATGTCAATCAAGATATTGTAAAACTGGAAGTTGCGCCCAAAATTGCCGTTTATTCTCCCAAATCAAAACAACCTTGGGACGATGCTGTTACGCTTGTTTTGACGTATGCCGAAATTCCGTATGATATTATGTTTGATGATGAAATTATGCAAGACAAATTGCCTGAATATGACTGGTTGCATTTGCATCACGAAGATTTTACAGGACAATATGGTAAATTTTATGCTAGTTATTCAGGTCAAAAATGGTATCAAGAACAACAAAAAGAATATGAAGCTGTTGCTAAAAAATATGGTTTTGCAAAGGTTTCAGAATTAAAATTAGCTGTTGTAAAGAAAATTCAAGGTTTTTGTTTAGGTGGTGGATTTATGTTTGCGATGTGTTCGGCAACAGATACCTATGATATTGCACTTGCTGCCGAAGGAATTGATATTTGCGATAGAGTTTACGATGGCGACCCAGCCGACCCAGCAGCCAACAAAAAATTAAAATTTGAGAATACATTTGCTTTCAAAGATTTCAAATTAGTGTTGAATCCTTTTGAATATGAATATTCTAATATTGATAATAGTTATACTCAACGTACAGGAATTACTGAAAAGAATGATTATTTCGAACTTTTTCAATTTTCTGCTAAATGGGATCCAATTCCAACAATGCTTACTCAAAATCATGTTACCAAAGTAAAAGGCTTTATGGGACAAACAACAGCTTTTAGAAAGGATTTGGTAAAGTCTGATGTTGTTGTTTTAGGAGAATTCAAAACAGTAGGCGAAGTGCGTTATATTCACGGAACAATCGGAAAAGGAACTTGGACTTTTTATGGAGGACATGACCCAGAAGATTATCAACATTATGTAGGAGAAGCTCCAACAGATTTGAATTTGCATCCACAATCTCCTGGTTATCGTCTTATTTTGAATAATATTTTGTTTCCTGCTGCAAAAAAGAAAAAACGCAAAACATAAAATCAGTTATCAGTTAATACAAAAATACATTTTGACATTATTGTTTTGAAATTTATTATCAAAAAATAAACTCTCATTCTCTGTATTTCTATATAAACTTTGTGTCTTAAAAGTTATTCGCATTCTAAAATAATTTATATGTTTTTCAAAAAACAACTTTCTGAGCTTGAATCTTATATTCCTCAATTGGAAAAAACAAATTCAAAAATTACACATTCAAATATTGGTTGGCAAATTGACCATTCTTTGCGTGTCATTCGTGGGATTGCTTGGCAATTGGAAGAATCAAATCCAAATGAATTTGCAAGTAAATTTAGTATTCAAAAATCCTTTATTTTGCTTACAGGTTATATTCCTAGAGGAAAAGCAAAAGCTCCAAAGGCTGTACAAAATGAAAATGAAATTACAGAGGAATCAATCAGAGATTTTTTAGAAAAAACAAAATCACAAGTAGATAAAATAGATAATTTGGATAAAAACAGCCATTTTTCACACCCCTATTTTGGAAAACTAAATAAAAAAGAGGCAATTCGTTTTATTGAAATTCATACTGAACATCATTTAAAGATTATTCGTGATATACTTCAATAAAATTTAAAAAAAATATAGATTAAGGACATTTCAGAATTGAAATTGTCCTTATTTTTTTGCAATTTTGTTTGTTAATAATTGAAATAAAATTCTATATCATCAACAAGACTATTATCTCACTTGATGATTAATGTAAAAATATATGTTAAATAAATCCTTATTCATAAAAATAGCAAAAATCACTTGGGCACTCTTTGGAGTAGGACTATTTTTTATTGCCCTGTGGATTGTGGCAATTCAGGACGATTTTGGTGGTTATTTTGGTGGAATGCCTGACCTTAAAGAACTTGAAAACCCAAATAGTAATGTCGCTTCCGAAATATACTCAGCAGATGGGATATTAATGGGAAAATATTATAGAGAAAACAGAACACCTGTGCCTCTTGATGAAATTTCTCCAAACGTAGTAAATGCCTTAATAGCAACAGAAGATATTCGTTTTAGAGAACATTCTGGAATAGACTTAATTAGTTTGATGCGTGTTTTTAGAGGAATTATTACTTTCCACCTTGATGGTGGAGGAAGTACAATCTCTCAACAGCTTGCTAAAAATTTATTTAATACTCGTACCAAACAATATAATGGAACTTGGACAACTCCCGATAATAGCAAAATTTTGCGTATGGGAATCATCAAGTTTAAGGAATGGATGCTTTCAGTAAAATTAGAACGTTCTTATACAAAAGATGAAATTCTTTATTGGTATCTCAATACAGTTGATTTTGGTAGAAATGCCTTTGGAATAAAAGTGGCTGCAAAGACCTATTTTGATAGAGAACCTATAGATTTGACTTTGCCAGAAGCTGCTACACTTGTCGGAATGCTCAAAGCACCTACTGCTTATAACGCTATCGGAAATCCTGAAAGGTCTAAATTTCGTAGAAATGTTGTTTTCAAACAGATGGAAAAATATAAATATATTACTCCAGAAGAGCGAACTGTTTTGAAAGAAGAACCAATGGTAACCAATGAAAATTTTAGTGAAGTAGATGCACATCACAATGGATTAGCCCCTTATTTAAGAACTGTTGTAAGAAATAAAGTAATGAGATGGTGTAAGGATAATGACTATGATTTATTTTCTGATGGACTTCGAATCTATACTACCATTGATTCAAGAATGCAGAAACATGCAGAAGGTGCTGTAAAAGAACACATGAAAGAATTACAAGGTAATTTTTTCGATCAATGGAAAGGCAAAAATCCTTGGAGAGATGAGTACGGAAAAGAAATTGAAGGATTTTTAGAAAAAGCTACAAGACAAACTGAGCGTTACCGTCTTACAAAAATAAAATATGATGGAGATTCTACTTTGATAGCTCAAGAGATGGCAAAACAAATGAATGAATCTATCAAAATGAAGGTTTTTGACTGGAATAGTAAAGGATATGAAAAAGATTCTGTCATGACTCCTTTAGATTCTATCAAATATTACAAACATTTCATGCATATCGGTATGATGGTAATGGACCCTCACTCAGGACAAATAAAAGCATGGGTAGGAGGAATTAATCACAAACATTTCCAGTTTGACCATGTGCAACAAGGAAGAAGACAACCTGGTTCTACATTCAAACCTATCGTTTATGCGACAGCTATTTCTGAGAAAAAATTTCATCCTTGTTTTCAAGTTACTGATGTTCCAAAAACATTTAACTTAGAATCTGGTGGCACTTGGACAGCAAGAAATAGTGGTGGTTATACAGGTCAAACCATGACACTTCGCCAAGGTCTTGCACGCTCTGTGAATACTATTGCAGCTTACTTAATTGGAGAATTAGGAGAAAAAGAAGGCGCAAATAAAGTAATCAAATTAGCTCGTAGAATGGGGATAGAAGCTCCTTTAAATCCAGTTCCTTCATTAGCTTTAGGTTCAAGTGAAGTTTCTGTTTATGAAATGGTGGGAGCATATAGTACTTTTAATAATGAAGGAGAATGGACAGAACCAATCTTTATTACTCGTATAGAAGACAAAAATGGACGTGTACTTCGTTATTTTTCTTCCAAAACAAAACCAGCACTTTCAAAAGATGATGCTGCTACCATGATGTATATGCTTATGGGTGCAGGTGAAGAACGAGGAGGAACAGCTCTAGGGCTTTGGAAATATAAATTTAGAAAAGCAGGTGTACAAATAGCTGGAAAAACAGGAACAACTCAAAATTATTCAGATGGTTGGTTTATGGGAATGACCAAAAATTTAGTAGTCGGAACATGGGTAGGTGGAGATGATAGAAGTATTCACTTCAATAATTTTGCTTATGGACAAGGTTCAAGAATGGCAATGCCTGCCTATGGAATGTTTATGGATTCTTTATATATGGATTCTACCATTACAGATTATGTAAATCCAAAAGAAAAATTAGTTGATAAATCAAAACTTTCTATTGAAACAGATTGTGGCAAGTATAATCGTTCAGACATCGATACATTAGGAAGAAATTTGATGCCAGTTAGAGGAAAACTAGAAGATGATATTATGTAAATTAAGTTTTTTAATTAATTCTAGAGTAAAAAAGGAATTTCAAACAAGTTTTGGAATTCCTTTTTTATTAGATTTGAATCCTTATTATTCGTTTAACATCATTAGTAATGAAAAATATCAATGCTTAAAGAGGAGATGTTCTACAATAAAATGGAGAATTCGATACAAAACCCTATATTGTAAGATATTTATTTACATAGAAATTATTTGGGAGCAATTACGAATACAACAGATTTAATAACAACCAAAACAATTCTTAAAAAAAATTAACATCTATTTTACTATAATTATGAAAAAATATAAAATTGCATATTGGATAAGTACAGGTCTTATGACAGCTATAATGTTGATGTCAGCAGGAATGTATATTTTTAATCATGCACAAGTTAGCAAAGCATTTCTAAATTTGGGTTATCCTGTTTATATTATTTATCCATTGGCTATTGCCAAATTATTTGGTTTGGTTGCTATTTGGTCAAATAAATCTAAAGCAATAAAAGAATGGGCTTATGCTGGCTTTTTTTTCGATTTTGTACTGGCTTTTTCTGCGCATATGATGGTAGATGATGGAGGGTTTGGTACAGCAGCCATAGCCTTGACTTTATTTGTTGTTTCTTATTCTACTTGGAAAAAAACTGAAGCTAAAAGCTAAAAAAACTAATATTCATTGACTGAAGTTGTTTAAGAATGCACATTCTTAAACAACTTCAGTAATACAAAAGGAATTTCAAAACTAACTTTTGAAATTCCTTTTGTATGTTATCTATTTCTTCTTTTTACCTTTCTTATAAAAATTTTCAAAGGCTTTATAAACAGCTAAATGTAAAATAGTAGCATGATTTTCTTTCAAAATTGGTTCATAAAAAAGAGTAATTATTCCATTTTTGGTTTCTTCTAATTTTTTGATTGAATCAACTAACTTATCAGCTACTTTGTGCATAACTGGGTGTTCTTTGCCTAGGGAAACAAATATTTTTCTCTCATAATTAGGGTTTTCTTTTTTGAGTTCAGTTGTATTCTTTGATAGGTTTTCTAAAAAATTATCAGCTTTTTTTACCATTTTTTGATTATCCCACCAAAGCGACGGACTTACAATTACATAATCATCAAACAAATAAGGCTTTTTGAATAAAATTTCTGTTGCCAAAAGTCCTCCTAAAGATTGACCAATAATAGTTCTATGAGAAGATATTTTGTAGCTTTTTTCCATCAAAGGAATTACTTCATTTTCTAAATAACCAATAAATTTTTCAGAACCTCCATTATCTGAAATATCTTTTAAATCTTGTTTGTCATCACTTGGATAGGTGAAATCTTTATATCTTGATTTTCCTAAATTTGAAATTCCAACTACAATAGATTTGGGTAAAATTTCATACATATTCATAAACTGTACTAAACCTGCAATATGTGGAAAATCTTCATATTGAGAACCATCAAGAACATAAATAACTGGATAAACATTTGCAGAGTCTAGATGATAACCCTGTGGAAGATAAATATTAAGTGTTCTTTTTTCTTCTAATTCTTTAGAATCAATTTCTTCAATTACACCAAAAGGAAATACTTGTTTTTCTTGGGCAATAGATTGAAAAATAATGAATTGAGAAAATAAAATAAATACAAATGATAAAATATGCTTTTTCATTTTTGATAGTTATGATTAAAATTTGGTTTGAAACAAATTTCAATTTAATCAAAAATAAATTAGTATTTATTTGTCTTTACAGGCTTTGATTTGCCTTCTACCACAATCACAAATTCACCTTTTACTTTTCCTTTAGTAGAAAAATAATTTATTATTTCTTCCAAAGTTCCGTTTTTGGTTTCTTCATAGACTTTTGTAAGCTCACGAGAAACAGACGCATTTCTATCATTTCCACAAACTTCAGCAAGTTGTGTAAGCGTTTTGATAAGTCGGTGAGGAGATTCGTATAAAATAAAAGTTCGTTTTTCTTCTGCTAAAGCATCTAAAAGTGTTTTTCTACCTTTTTTGTGAGGCAAAAATCCTTCAAAACAAAAACGCTCACTTGGCAAACCTGATTTTACAAGAGCAGGAACAAAAGCAGTTGCACCAGTCAAGCATTCAATAGATAAATTTGCTTTCAAGGCTTCACGAACAAGCAAAAATCCAGGGTCAGAAATAGCTGGTGTTCCAGCATCAGAAACAAGAGCAAAAACACTTCCTTGCTGCATTTGTTCTATCCATTTTTGAACAGTATGGTGTTCATTATGAGCGTGATAACTCTGTAAAGGCTGTTTTATTTCATAATGTTTCAATAAAACACCTGTTTTGCGTGTATCTTCTGCTAAGATTAAATCTACTTTTTTGAGTGTTTCTAAGGCTCTCAATGTAATATCTCCTAAATTTCCGATGGGTGTCGGAACAAGATAAAGTGAAGTTTGATTTTCATTTCTTTCTTCACTTTCTTCTATATTGTTTTCTGTATTTTCCATTCTGCAAAGGTAATTATTTTTTCATTTCAAGTAGTAAAAATAACTTACCTTTTCTTAAAGTATTGTTTTAATTATTATTTCAAAAATAACTAAAGAGAAACGATTAAAATTAACTAATTTTGATAATTATCTAATAATTCTAGAAAAGTATTTGTACATTTTCTAAATCTAAAAATTACTATTTGACAAATCAAAGGCAAGCCTTTATTCTACAAATACACCTGTTTTTAAGGTTTACATAGTTGTTAGTAATAAATAAAATTTATTTAATTTCTGTTTGGTTTCTCATCCTATTTTCAAAGCAAAGTCAATTTATGAAACTACTTTTACTTCGTTCTTCTTATTTTTTCATTTTAACCTTTTTCATAATTATGTCTAGTACTCTTTCGTCTTGTTCTTCCAAAGAAACTGTTGATTTGATTGTCCATAATGCCAAAGTTTATACTGTTGATAGTGATTTTTCAGAACAAGAAGCCTTTGCAATTCGTGATGGAAAATTTATAGAAACAGGAAAAAGTAAAGATATTCTAAAAAAATATACAAGTGCAAGAATTCTTGATGCTCAAAAAAAATATATTCTACCAGGGCTTATTGATGCACACGCTCATTTGTATTGGTTGGGTCAAAAATTAGAAGAAGCTGATGTAAGCAAAGCCAAATCATTTGATGAGGTAATCACAATTTTACAAAAATATAGAGAAGCAAATCCAAATAAAAAATGGATAAAAGGATATGGTTGGAATCAAAATAATTGGAATCCTGCCATTTTGCCTACAAAAGAATTATTAGATGAAGCCTTTCCTGATGTTCCAGTTTTTATAAAAAGAATTGATGAACATGTTGCTTTGGTCAATCAAAAAGCATTATCAGAAACGCATATCAATCAATATTCTAAAATGCCAAAAGGAGGTTCTTTAGGATTTTATGAAAAAGAAGGCGAAGAAGGAAAAATTAATAAAGAGAAAGGATTAAAAGGAATAAATGGTCTTCTGTATGAAACAGCTATTAATTTGGCAACCAATAAAATGCCTTCTCTGACAGATGAAGAGCTAAAAAGAGCATTTCAGGGAGCAGAAAAAGCCTGTTTTAAAAATGGGGTAACTTCAGTATCTGATGCACTAATGGACAAAAAAATGTTTCTATTTTTGGACAGTATGCACCGTGAAGAATCTTTAAAATTGCGTATTTATGCAATGATTGACCCAACAGAAGAAAATCAAGATTATTTTTTAAAAAAAGGAATTATCAAAACCGACCGTTTGCATGCAGGAGCTTTAAAACTTTTTGCTGATGGAACGTTGGGTTCTTATGGCGCTGCTATGTTGGAATCTTATTCGGATAGTGCATCTGCTTATGGTGCAATGTGGAGAAGTACAGATGAATATAGAGAGCTTATCAAAAAATTTGCTGATAAAGGTTTTCAAGTAAATACACATTGTATTGGTGACTCTGCTAACCGTATTTTTTTAGATTTGTATGGTGAGTTTTTGGGAACAGAAGAAAACAAAAATAAGGACTTGCGCTGGCGAATTGAACACGCTCAAGTGATTCATCCAAATGATTTAGAAAAGTTCAAAAAATTCAAAATTATTCCTTCTGTGCAACCTACACACGCTATTTCAGATATGCCTTGGGTAGAAACTCGCTTAGGAAAAAATCGTATTCAGACTGCTTATATTTACAAAAAACTTTATGAACAAAATAATATAATAGCCTTTGGAACAGATTTTCCAATAGAATCAGTCAATCCATTTGCAACCTTTCATGCAGCCGTTGCAAGAAAAGATGGCTTAGGAAATCCAAGTGAAGGTTTTCAAATGGAGAATGCTGTTAGTCGTGAAGTTGCATTAAAAGCCATGACAATTTGGGCAGCTCATGCAGCCTTTGAAGAAAATGAAAAAGGAAGTATTGAGGCTGGAAAATTTGCCGATTTTATTCTTATTGATACTGATATTATGAAAATAGATGACAAACTTTTGCGAAATACACTCGTTTTACAAACTTATGTAAATGGCGAAATGGTTTATATTAGCAACTAAGTAGTTACACAAAATTAATAATACATATAACTGATTAGCAAGTGATTTATATGATAAAATGAAGATAACTGAAAGTTGGTGAAGCCAAATCACTCGCTAATAATGTTTTACTACTCAATTTAATTTATTAGTGTATTTTAGCTGCGTAATCTTTGTAAAAGGTCAAAAATTATGGCTCAAGAAAAAGTCCTATCAGTTAAAACAATTCAATTGATAGGACTTTAAAGTAGGTCAGACTTTCCAACCTAACAAAAAGAAGAACATTTTACAAATTATCTTCTACAAATTTTGTCATCATATTGTATAAATGAATTCTAGTCATTCCACCATAAATTCCATGATTTTTATCAGCATAATAAAACATTTCAAATGGTTTGTTTGCATCTACAAGAGCATTTTGAAGCTGAATAGAATTCTGAATATGTACATTATCATCTCCTGTTCCGTGAACCAAAAGAAACTTACCTTCTAGTTTTCCAGCATGTGTAATTGGAGAAAAATCATCATAACCAGCAGCGTTGTCTTGTGGGCGTTGCAAGAAACGTTCTGTATAAATTGTATCATAATATCTCCACGAAGTAACAGGCGCAACAGCAATTCCAGCTTTGAAATAATCTGCACCCAACATCATCAAAAGAGAAGACATATAACCACCATAACTCCATCCCCAAATACCAATTCTTTCTTTATCCACAAAAGATAAAGTTGCTAAAAATTTTGCTCCATCAATTTGGTCTTCTACTTCTAGTTTTCCAAGATTTTTGTAGGTTGCTTTTTTGAATGCTTCGCCACGTCCTTGCGTTCCACGATTATCCACAGTAACTACAATATAGCCTTTTTGAGTGAGCATTCCGTGCCAAAGGTCATTTGTTCCTCCAGCCCAAGCATCCGTTACGAGCTGCGAACCAGGTCCTCCATAAACGTGCATCAAAACAGGATATTTTTTATTCTCATCAAAATCAAGTGGTTTGAATATTTGATAATTTAGAGTTTCTCCATTTCTATTTTTGAAAGATGAAAGCTCTTTTTGAGGCAGTTCATTTTCCTTAAATGTTTTGATAAGTCTATCATTATCTTGAATTTTACTCAAAAGTAAGTTTCCTTTTGTTTGATACAAACGATAATTCACTGGCATTTCTGTACTCTCATGAGTCAGAATATAAAAAGAAAAATCTTTACTCATATCTACCGAATTTGTTCCGTGTCTGTCGGTCATTTTACGAGTTTTTTTACCCTTCAAATCTACCATATACAGATGACGCTCCAAAGGAGAATCTTGTGTAGAAATATAATACAACAAAGGCATTTTTACATTTTCTTCTTGCA contains:
- a CDS encoding alpha/beta hydrolase, which codes for MKKHILSFVFILFSQFIIFQSIAQEKQVFPFGVIEEIDSKELEEKRTLNIYLPQGYHLDSANVYPVIYVLDGSQYEDFPHIAGLVQFMNMYEILPKSIVVGISNLGKSRYKDFTYPSDDKQDLKDISDNGGSEKFIGYLENEVIPLMEKSYKISSHRTIIGQSLGGLLATEILFKKPYLFDDYVIVSPSLWWDNQKMVKKADNFLENLSKNTTELKKENPNYERKIFVSLGKEHPVMHKVADKLVDSIKKLEETKNGIITLFYEPILKENHATILHLAVYKAFENFYKKGKKKK
- the rsmI gene encoding 16S rRNA (cytidine(1402)-2'-O)-methyltransferase; amino-acid sequence: MENTENNIEESEERNENQTSLYLVPTPIGNLGDITLRALETLKKVDLILAEDTRKTGVLLKHYEIKQPLQSYHAHNEHHTVQKWIEQMQQGSVFALVSDAGTPAISDPGFLLVREALKANLSIECLTGATAFVPALVKSGLPSERFCFEGFLPHKKGRKTLLDALAEEKRTFILYESPHRLIKTLTQLAEVCGNDRNASVSRELTKVYEETKNGTLEEIINYFSTKGKVKGEFVIVVEGKSKPVKTNKY
- a CDS encoding amidohydrolase yields the protein MSSTLSSCSSKETVDLIVHNAKVYTVDSDFSEQEAFAIRDGKFIETGKSKDILKKYTSARILDAQKKYILPGLIDAHAHLYWLGQKLEEADVSKAKSFDEVITILQKYREANPNKKWIKGYGWNQNNWNPAILPTKELLDEAFPDVPVFIKRIDEHVALVNQKALSETHINQYSKMPKGGSLGFYEKEGEEGKINKEKGLKGINGLLYETAINLATNKMPSLTDEELKRAFQGAEKACFKNGVTSVSDALMDKKMFLFLDSMHREESLKLRIYAMIDPTEENQDYFLKKGIIKTDRLHAGALKLFADGTLGSYGAAMLESYSDSASAYGAMWRSTDEYRELIKKFADKGFQVNTHCIGDSANRIFLDLYGEFLGTEENKNKDLRWRIEHAQVIHPNDLEKFKKFKIIPSVQPTHAISDMPWVETRLGKNRIQTAYIYKKLYEQNNIIAFGTDFPIESVNPFATFHAAVARKDGLGNPSEGFQMENAVSREVALKAMTIWAAHAAFEENEKGSIEAGKFADFILIDTDIMKIDDKLLRNTLVLQTYVNGEMVYISN